In a single window of the Pirellulales bacterium genome:
- a CDS encoding GNAT family N-acetyltransferase, whose product MANVRVHPVASWFDRRRFLQFPWSLYRDDPLWIPPIRSAQPGLLGYRLHPFLATAEVQTFLARRGRDVVGRIAAIVNHAHNATYRERRGFFGFFESINDAAVSRGLFDAARDWLESQGAFGLRGPVNPSMNYVSGMLINGFDSSPTFSLPYNPAYYCDLLADYGFQKAHDLLAFVGYKDELPKFQERLNPLIDQVEARWNPVIRPMNTSSHGGDIDLFLDLFNRSLDGMWGFVPLTRPELQDLVGSLRFLMDPRFALVAEVEGKAAGIAIGVPDYNPRIKQINGRLFPFGFLRLLSRRGLNRFCVLSLTVLPEYQRWGLGLVLLRALLPRALDLGFQEGEFSWISESNTLAIGGMRKSGLRHTKTYRIYDFGQAAVDEDPATTRSNEFPAPVPKVLPAAAVDTSLRALER is encoded by the coding sequence ATGGCCAACGTTCGCGTACATCCAGTCGCGTCGTGGTTCGATCGACGCCGATTCCTGCAATTCCCCTGGTCGCTTTACCGCGACGATCCATTGTGGATTCCGCCGATTCGGTCTGCCCAACCCGGCTTGCTGGGATATCGTCTTCACCCATTTCTTGCCACGGCCGAGGTACAGACCTTTCTCGCCAGACGGGGGCGTGACGTTGTCGGACGAATTGCGGCGATCGTCAATCACGCGCACAACGCGACCTATCGAGAGCGGCGCGGCTTCTTCGGTTTCTTCGAATCGATCAACGACGCGGCGGTGTCGCGTGGGCTGTTCGATGCGGCTCGCGATTGGCTCGAATCGCAGGGCGCGTTCGGCTTGCGCGGTCCGGTGAATCCATCCATGAACTACGTCAGCGGCATGCTCATCAACGGATTCGATAGTTCGCCAACATTTTCGCTGCCGTATAATCCGGCGTATTATTGCGACTTGTTGGCAGATTATGGCTTTCAAAAAGCGCACGACTTGCTGGCGTTCGTCGGTTACAAGGACGAGTTGCCCAAGTTTCAAGAGCGCCTGAACCCGCTGATCGACCAGGTCGAAGCGCGCTGGAATCCTGTCATCCGGCCCATGAATACCTCGTCCCATGGCGGGGATATCGACTTGTTTCTCGATCTGTTCAATCGTTCTCTGGATGGCATGTGGGGCTTCGTGCCACTCACGCGGCCAGAGTTGCAAGACCTGGTAGGGTCGCTACGGTTCTTGATGGACCCGCGCTTTGCGTTGGTGGCCGAGGTCGAAGGCAAAGCCGCGGGCATCGCGATCGGGGTACCAGACTACAATCCGCGTATCAAACAAATCAATGGTCGGCTGTTCCCCTTCGGCTTCCTCCGCCTACTATCTAGACGGGGTCTGAATCGTTTCTGTGTCCTGTCGTTGACCGTGCTGCCGGAATACCAGCGGTGGGGATTGGGGCTGGTACTCTTGCGGGCGTTACTGCCACGGGCGCTCGACTTAGGATTTCAGGAAGGAGAATTTTCCTGGATCTCGGAATCCAATACGCTGGCGATCGGCGGGATGCGCAAGTCGGGCTTGCGGCATACGAAGACCTATCGCATCTATGATTTCGGCCAGGCCGCCGTCGACGAGGATCCTGCCACGACCCGTTCGAATGAGTTTCCGGCGCCGGTTCCCAAGGTGCTGCCAGCGGCCGCGGTCGACACCTCTCTACGAGCGCTCGAACGGTAG
- a CDS encoding gamma-glutamylcyclotransferase yields the protein MWVFGYGSLMWDGWHSQCECLRTLKATLQGFRRIFNKASVRNWGTKRVPGPTLNITADPEGTCVGFAFEFPEEKRQVVMAVLRDREGRNFQLEEQEIIIECGTHAQAIIPRYVGPNLIRDKSPAQLARMARSAIGTSGRCAEYVSTIAAKLVELDISDPAVQEFSAAVRSRLVIFDKNFLQSEDRTTPRLCALARCGCEFVLIDTLIYELCSDSRLANLWPSIQRKLFPFADRLHLWFHSSELLRREVANNAPVNGPEDWEATQRLRAWFRSGQAYVPGNLKELVEDSRQQREIDTLEKVTPMARAFGDMIADAGRSVGLSKLSKDDLAARVRDNLDGKHLIWAIRACYGNTDSPENHIPDAANRIDSEWFAFHNARVKLALIGIFLQKYGLTEEAGRKFSNTKLDLEYLALLHYADALASDETSGDMAEMCRWLFGSTKKQISTARLLASMPTKDEIRLDAYFRWDREGGTHGHDLDDWLSVERQLLERVWDRL from the coding sequence ATGTGGGTTTTCGGGTACGGCTCGCTGATGTGGGACGGTTGGCATTCTCAGTGCGAGTGCCTCCGCACGCTCAAAGCCACCCTGCAAGGGTTTCGTCGCATCTTCAATAAGGCCTCCGTTCGCAACTGGGGCACAAAACGGGTACCCGGTCCGACGCTGAACATCACTGCGGACCCGGAGGGCACCTGTGTCGGATTCGCATTCGAGTTCCCGGAGGAGAAGCGCCAGGTCGTTATGGCCGTGCTCCGGGATCGGGAAGGCCGCAATTTTCAGCTTGAAGAGCAGGAGATTATCATTGAGTGTGGAACGCATGCTCAAGCCATCATTCCGCGCTATGTTGGCCCGAATCTAATCCGTGACAAGTCACCGGCTCAACTGGCTCGGATGGCCCGGTCGGCGATTGGAACGAGCGGCAGGTGTGCCGAATATGTTAGCACGATCGCCGCGAAGCTCGTAGAGCTTGACATTAGCGATCCCGCCGTCCAGGAGTTCTCGGCGGCGGTTCGGTCGAGACTCGTGATCTTCGACAAGAACTTCTTGCAGAGCGAAGACCGCACCACGCCCCGTCTCTGTGCGTTGGCTCGATGCGGCTGCGAGTTCGTCCTGATCGACACTTTGATTTACGAACTTTGCTCTGACAGTCGCCTCGCCAATCTCTGGCCATCAATCCAGAGGAAGTTGTTCCCCTTTGCAGATCGCCTGCATTTGTGGTTCCACTCCTCTGAGCTGCTTCGGCGAGAGGTCGCTAACAATGCCCCCGTAAACGGGCCGGAAGATTGGGAGGCAACCCAAAGGCTTCGAGCTTGGTTTCGATCAGGTCAGGCATACGTGCCCGGCAATCTGAAGGAGCTCGTTGAAGACTCCCGTCAACAGCGAGAGATCGACACGTTGGAGAAGGTTACACCGATGGCGCGTGCATTTGGCGACATGATCGCCGATGCCGGTCGAAGCGTCGGTCTTTCGAAGCTGTCGAAGGATGATCTTGCCGCCAGAGTTCGAGACAATCTGGACGGCAAACACCTCATTTGGGCGATTCGGGCCTGCTATGGTAATACCGATTCGCCAGAAAATCACATCCCGGACGCGGCGAACCGAATCGATTCGGAATGGTTTGCATTCCACAATGCACGAGTCAAGCTGGCCCTGATCGGGATTTTCCTTCAGAAGTACGGCCTCACCGAAGAAGCGGGCAGGAAGTTCTCCAACACGAAACTGGACCTGGAGTATTTGGCACTACTGCACTACGCTGACGCCCTTGCCAGCGACGAAACGTCAGGCGACATGGCCGAGATGTGCAGGTGGCTTTTTGGCTCAACGAAGAAGCAAATCTCAACGGCACGGCTTCTTGCATCCATGCCGACCAAAGACGAGATTCGCCTTGATGCTTATTTCAGATGGGACCGTGAAGGCGGAACGCATGGCCATGACCTCGACGATTGGTTGTCCGTTGAACGACAACTGTTGGAACGAGTCTGGGATCGACTCTAA